The proteins below come from a single Miscanthus floridulus cultivar M001 chromosome 1, ASM1932011v1, whole genome shotgun sequence genomic window:
- the LOC136458227 gene encoding uncharacterized protein: protein MAVPNYTYLKLKMLSPSGVITVESTYEHAYDCDVECIKYAEALVEAETLIVNLDRLGSEAPDSKHRAKTFEPMKAIKLIPVDPTSSNDWALRINATLDSK, encoded by the coding sequence atggcggtccccaactacacctacctcaagctcaagatgctgagCCCTAGCGGCGTCATCACTGTTGAGTCCACgtatgagcatgcatacgactgcgatgtcgaATGCATCAAGTACGCCGAGGccctcgtggaggccgagaccctcatcgtcaacctcgaccgacttggtagtgaggcgcctgactccaagcatcgtgccAAGACTTTTGAGCCCATgaaggccatcaagctcatcccggtcgaccccaccagCTCCAACGACTGGGCGCTGAGGATCAACGCCACCCTCGATAGCAAATAG